From Flavobacterium arcticum, the proteins below share one genomic window:
- a CDS encoding porin family protein produces the protein MKKVLVLVAVIATSFAMQAQGVNFGVKGGANFANLNGDIDGDGITSFHAGAVLELNLVPTFSVQAEGLFSSQGSEYKDELGAVRDINLDYISVPVMAKYYILPSKLSLMAGPQFSFLIDEAEEALESKSFDMAAAGGVELKLIAGLFVQARYTIGLTDVYEDVDSKNAVFQLSVGYFF, from the coding sequence ATGAAAAAAGTATTAGTTTTAGTAGCAGTAATAGCAACTAGCTTTGCTATGCAAGCACAAGGTGTTAACTTCGGTGTAAAAGGAGGTGCTAATTTTGCGAACCTTAATGGAGATATTGATGGTGATGGCATAACTAGTTTTCATGCAGGAGCAGTGCTTGAGCTAAATCTTGTACCAACTTTTTCGGTACAGGCAGAAGGTTTGTTTTCTTCTCAGGGCTCTGAATATAAAGATGAACTAGGTGCAGTGCGTGATATTAATTTAGATTATATATCAGTACCAGTAATGGCAAAATATTATATATTGCCAAGTAAACTTAGCCTTATGGCAGGGCCTCAATTTTCATTTCTTATAGATGAAGCAGAGGAAGCGTTAGAGTCTAAAAGTTTTGATATGGCAGCCGCAGGTGGCGTAGAGCTGAAACTTATAGCTGGGCTTTTTGTACAAGCACGATATACAATAGGACTTACAGATGTTTATGAAGATGTAGATTCTAAAAATGCAGTATTTCAGCTATCAGTAGGATATTTCTTTTAA
- the aroQ gene encoding type II 3-dehydroquinate dehydratase, which yields MKIIIINGPNLNLLGQREPEVYGTTTFHDYFKILQEEYPDVELSYYQSNIEGEIIDKIQKVGFKYNGIILNAGGYTHTSVAIADAVKAITTPVVEVHISNTFSRETFRHQSYISPVARGVIIGFGLKGYNLAIQSLIG from the coding sequence ATGAAAATTATTATAATTAACGGTCCTAATCTTAACCTACTAGGACAAAGAGAACCAGAGGTATATGGTACTACAACGTTTCACGATTATTTTAAAATATTACAAGAAGAATATCCTGATGTCGAATTATCATACTATCAAAGTAATATAGAAGGCGAAATAATAGATAAAATACAAAAGGTGGGCTTTAAATACAATGGTATTATACTTAATGCAGGAGGATATACTCATACATCTGTAGCCATTGCCGATGCTGTTAAGGCGATAACTACCCCTGTAGTAGAAGTGCATATATCTAACACTTTTTCGCGAGAAACGTTTAGGCATCAGTCATATATATCACCTGTTGCCAGAGGTGTTATTATTGGTTTTGGTCTTAAAGGATATAACTTAGCTATACAGTCGCTTATAGGTTAA
- a CDS encoding sensor histidine kinase, translating to MEFFDMPDIHDGESLNAFYKKLLDQVPDLIFKMIWKTDDLYSIVFASETVNDILELSVETFMYNTQVFLKERLLLDDFGRFKESLEKSKAELTGWNGEFRVRLPKKGLRWMRINAKPELQKDGSIYFYGRVSDVTDQKEHERKLKISEERFKYALHAASEGIWDWDMVTDNVYFSGQSMSILGSEEEEVIVPLKFWRDRMHPDDIKGHKASRDAHLEGKSSSFENIYRIMNDEGKYRWVLSRGKVVGYDDFGNPIRAIGTHKDITLLKEKEIELGNTIDIIGDQNNRLINFAHIVSHNLRSHAGNLKMLIDIFKGAKEDEKEDMLNHLEAISDSLYVTIIHLKELVDIQFEIKTVKENLNLRHYLKNILNILHNEITKNGVNIEINIPLDVTVNYNPAYLESVLLNFTTNAIKYSSSERKPMLSYDFSVVEGKKVLSISDNGLGIDLKKHKNSLFGMYKTFHKNQNSRGIGLFITKNQVEAMGGKIEVSSEVNKGTTFKIYFDEDG from the coding sequence ATGGAGTTTTTTGATATGCCAGATATTCATGATGGTGAGAGCCTAAATGCTTTTTATAAAAAGTTACTAGACCAAGTACCAGATCTTATATTTAAAATGATTTGGAAGACTGATGATCTTTACTCGATAGTTTTTGCTAGCGAAACAGTAAATGATATTTTAGAGCTAAGTGTAGAAACATTTATGTATAACACTCAAGTTTTTTTAAAAGAGAGATTATTACTGGATGATTTTGGTCGTTTTAAAGAAAGTCTTGAAAAATCTAAAGCAGAGCTTACGGGATGGAATGGTGAGTTTCGCGTACGGCTACCCAAGAAAGGATTGCGTTGGATGCGAATAAACGCTAAGCCCGAATTGCAAAAAGATGGGAGTATATATTTTTATGGTAGAGTAAGTGATGTTACCGACCAAAAGGAACACGAGCGTAAGTTGAAAATTTCTGAAGAACGCTTTAAGTATGCCTTACATGCAGCATCAGAAGGAATATGGGATTGGGATATGGTTACTGATAACGTCTATTTCTCAGGACAATCAATGAGTATACTAGGTAGTGAAGAGGAAGAAGTTATTGTACCTTTAAAGTTTTGGAGAGATAGGATGCACCCTGATGATATAAAGGGGCATAAGGCTTCTAGAGATGCTCATTTAGAAGGGAAATCATCTAGTTTTGAGAATATATATCGCATCATGAATGATGAGGGTAAATATAGATGGGTGCTTAGTAGAGGTAAAGTAGTGGGGTATGACGATTTTGGAAACCCAATAAGAGCAATAGGTACACATAAAGACATAACTTTATTAAAAGAAAAAGAAATAGAGCTTGGCAATACTATAGACATTATTGGAGATCAAAATAACAGACTTATTAATTTTGCTCATATAGTTTCGCATAACTTAAGATCACATGCTGGTAACCTTAAGATGTTAATAGATATATTTAAAGGTGCTAAAGAAGACGAAAAGGAGGATATGCTAAATCATCTTGAAGCTATATCTGATAGTTTATATGTAACTATTATACATTTAAAAGAGTTAGTAGATATACAATTTGAGATAAAAACAGTAAAAGAAAACCTTAATTTAAGGCACTATCTTAAAAATATATTGAATATATTGCATAATGAAATAACTAAGAATGGTGTAAATATAGAAATTAACATACCTCTTGATGTAACGGTAAACTACAACCCTGCATATCTTGAAAGTGTTTTGCTTAATTTTACCACAAATGCAATTAAGTATTCAAGCTCAGAAAGAAAGCCGATGCTTTCTTATGATTTTTCGGTAGTAGAAGGGAAGAAGGTTCTATCTATATCGGATAATGGTTTAGGTATTGATTTAAAAAAACATAAGAATTCTCTTTTTGGGATGTATAAAACATTCCACAAAAATCAAAACTCGAGAGGTATAGGGTTATTTATAACCAAGAACCAAGTAGAAGCAATGGGAGGTAAAATAGAAGTTTCTAGTGAAGTAAACAAAGGAACTACTTTTAAAATATATTTTGATGAAGATGGTTAA
- a CDS encoding BsuBI/PstI family type II restriction endonuclease produces MQFTEEQTVKLTLAKELLEKLGLPKAQCNNRSAWVFLALADIKPNDNWAEAKSPLLPTVTIMEFIRNEYGMDYKPNSRETIRRQTLHQFEQARIIDRNRDNPARATNSKDNNYSLNKEVINILVEYPKGNWEKKILEYKNSVTELTEQYKRTREIHMIPIKTPDGRVFELSPGEHNKLHADIIYEFCSRFIGSDGHILYIGDTASSREEKGKYMLLETEYLKSLNVSPMSHDKLPDVIVYDEKNNWLFLIEAVTSHGPISPKRWVELEVAFKECKAGLVYVTAFPNQNTFRKYAADIAWETEVWIADNPSHMIHFNGDRFLGPHKKG; encoded by the coding sequence ATGCAATTCACTGAAGAACAAACTGTAAAACTAACCCTTGCGAAAGAATTATTAGAAAAATTAGGACTTCCAAAAGCTCAATGTAATAATCGTTCAGCATGGGTGTTCTTAGCATTAGCAGATATCAAACCAAATGATAATTGGGCTGAAGCAAAATCTCCTTTATTACCCACTGTTACGATTATGGAATTCATTCGAAATGAATATGGGATGGATTATAAACCAAACAGTAGAGAAACAATAAGGCGTCAAACTTTACATCAGTTTGAGCAAGCTAGAATAATTGATAGGAATAGGGATAATCCAGCTCGTGCTACAAATAGTAAAGACAATAATTATTCTCTAAATAAAGAAGTTATAAATATTTTAGTCGAATATCCTAAAGGGAATTGGGAAAAAAAAATACTCGAATATAAAAATTCAGTTACTGAATTAACAGAGCAGTATAAACGTACTAGAGAGATACATATGATCCCTATCAAAACACCAGATGGTCGTGTATTCGAATTATCTCCAGGTGAGCATAACAAACTTCATGCTGATATTATTTATGAATTTTGTTCACGATTTATTGGGTCAGATGGTCATATATTATATATAGGTGACACAGCTAGTAGTAGAGAAGAAAAAGGGAAGTATATGCTATTAGAAACTGAGTATTTAAAATCGTTAAATGTTTCTCCTATGTCCCATGATAAATTACCTGATGTTATTGTTTATGATGAAAAAAATAATTGGCTATTTTTAATTGAAGCAGTTACTAGTCATGGACCGATTTCTCCAAAACGTTGGGTAGAATTAGAAGTAGCATTTAAAGAATGTAAAGCAGGATTGGTATATGTAACTGCTTTTCCGAATCAAAATACTTTTAGGAAATATGCAGCTGACATTGCTTGGGAGACAGAAGTATGGATTGCTGATAATCCCAGCCATATGATACATTTTAATGGAGATAGATTTTTAGGTCCACATAAAAAGGGGTAA
- a CDS encoding 1-phosphofructokinase family hexose kinase: MINNVLTITLNPTVDKSSSVANIKPEKKLRCAPPKYEPGGGGINVSRGLVRLGINTTAFFTSGGCTGDLLQQLLEQEYVTTLPVPVVAQTRENFIVVDTLTNEQYRFGMPGEAVTVDETTTILDKIKAIKPFPEIMVISGSLPLGISPNFIKTIVKIAKDKGSKVVLDTSGDALFTALEEGVYLLKPNIGELSRLSGIEHLDNETATQAARQLINKGMTEVVVVSMGAQGAYLVTKNDSVHIPAPSVKKMSTVGAGDSMVAGMVAMLAQGSTFLNMARMGVACGSAATMNPGTSLFNKEDAERLYQWLSKK, encoded by the coding sequence ATGATAAACAATGTACTCACTATAACCCTTAACCCAACTGTAGATAAAAGTAGTAGTGTAGCTAATATAAAACCTGAAAAAAAATTAAGATGTGCTCCGCCAAAATATGAACCAGGAGGTGGCGGTATCAATGTTTCCCGTGGTTTAGTAAGGCTTGGTATAAATACAACAGCTTTTTTTACTTCAGGAGGATGTACTGGCGATTTATTACAACAATTGTTAGAACAAGAGTATGTAACTACACTACCTGTACCAGTGGTAGCCCAAACACGTGAAAACTTTATAGTAGTAGACACATTAACTAATGAGCAGTACCGTTTTGGTATGCCTGGCGAAGCAGTTACCGTTGATGAAACAACTACTATACTTGATAAAATTAAGGCAATAAAACCTTTTCCTGAAATTATGGTTATAAGTGGTAGTTTACCGCTAGGTATTTCGCCAAATTTTATAAAAACTATAGTTAAGATTGCAAAAGATAAAGGTAGTAAAGTAGTACTTGATACCTCTGGTGACGCGCTTTTTACAGCATTAGAAGAAGGCGTGTATTTACTTAAACCCAATATTGGTGAGCTCAGTCGCTTGTCGGGTATAGAGCATTTAGATAATGAAACTGCAACCCAAGCAGCAAGACAGCTTATAAATAAAGGTATGACAGAGGTTGTAGTGGTATCTATGGGAGCACAAGGCGCTTATTTAGTAACAAAAAATGATAGTGTACATATACCTGCACCATCGGTTAAAAAAATGAGTACAGTGGGAGCAGGAGACAGTATGGTTGCAGGTATGGTGGCTATGTTAGCACAAGGAAGCACTTTTTTAAATATGGCACGCATGGGGGTTGCCTGTGGCTCGGCAGCTACAATGAACCCAGGTACAAGCTTGTTTAACAAAGAAGATGCCGAGCGTTTATACCAATGGTTATCTAAAAAGTAG
- a CDS encoding porin family protein has product MKKLLLSAAAVMAFSFATQAQEVKFGAKAGLNIADFGGDAETDGSRTGLHVGAIAEIKLTETFSVQPELLYSMQGAKGKELGVEYDLKFDYINIPIMAKYYLMEGLSIEAGPQVGFLMSAKAEDEDVKDGYKGVDFALNGGVAYDLPMGVFFQARYSAGLNNIYDGEGSDDYKTTNNVISLSVGYKF; this is encoded by the coding sequence ATGAAAAAATTATTACTTTCGGCTGCGGCCGTAATGGCGTTTAGCTTTGCTACGCAAGCTCAAGAAGTTAAGTTTGGTGCAAAAGCAGGTTTAAACATTGCTGACTTTGGTGGTGATGCGGAAACTGATGGTTCAAGAACTGGATTACACGTTGGTGCTATTGCAGAAATTAAATTAACTGAGACATTCTCTGTTCAGCCAGAACTTCTTTACTCTATGCAAGGTGCAAAAGGAAAAGAACTTGGAGTAGAATATGATCTTAAATTTGATTACATTAACATTCCTATTATGGCTAAATACTATCTTATGGAAGGTTTAAGTATCGAAGCAGGGCCACAAGTAGGTTTCCTTATGAGTGCTAAAGCAGAAGATGAAGACGTTAAAGATGGTTATAAAGGTGTTGACTTTGCTTTAAACGGAGGTGTTGCTTACGATTTACCAATGGGTGTTTTCTTCCAAGCAAGATATAGTGCTGGTCTTAACAATATTTATGATGGAGAAGGTAGCGACGATTACAAAACAACTAACAATGTAATTTCGCTTTCTGTTGGTTATAAATTCTAA
- the rny gene encoding ribonuclease Y, whose translation MDSTLMIIIGCIIGLAIGFVIAKFLEKKSASGILGNAKKEVSSILKDAKSEAEAIKKDKILQAKEKFLELKAEHEQVILGRDKKISEAEKRIRDKESQVSSELAKAKKVNDEVETKISDYNNRIDYLDKKQQEIDRLHKSQVEQLEVISGLSAEEAKSQLVDNLKAEAKSNAMSHIQDTIEEAKLTAQQEAKKIIINTIQRVGTEEAVENCVSVFNIESDDVKGRIIGREGRNIRALEAATGVEIIVDDTPEAIILSCFDPVRREIARLALHKLVTDGRIHPARIEEVVAKTAKQIEDEIIEVGKRTVIDLGIHGLHPELIKIVGRMKYRSSYGQNLLQHSREVAKLCGIMAAELGLNVKIAKRAGLLHDIGKVPDAESDLPHALLGMQWAEKYGEKEEVCNAIGAHHDEIEMKFLLSPVIQVCDAISGARPGARRQVLDSYIQRLKDLEEIAYGFGGVKSAYAIQAGRELRVIVESEKVSDEMAATLSFEISHKIQTEMTYPGQVKITVIRETRAVNIAK comes from the coding sequence ATGGATTCAACATTAATGATAATTATCGGTTGCATTATAGGATTAGCGATTGGTTTCGTGATAGCAAAGTTTCTTGAAAAAAAGAGTGCGTCCGGAATTTTAGGTAATGCAAAAAAAGAGGTCTCCTCTATACTAAAAGATGCTAAAAGCGAAGCGGAAGCTATTAAGAAAGATAAAATACTACAAGCTAAAGAGAAGTTTTTAGAGCTTAAAGCAGAGCATGAACAAGTTATATTAGGGCGCGACAAAAAAATATCGGAAGCAGAAAAAAGAATCCGTGATAAAGAGTCACAAGTTTCTAGTGAACTTGCAAAAGCGAAGAAGGTTAATGATGAAGTAGAAACTAAAATTTCTGACTACAACAACCGTATTGACTATCTTGATAAAAAGCAACAAGAAATAGACAGATTACACAAAAGTCAAGTAGAGCAACTAGAAGTTATATCAGGACTATCTGCCGAAGAAGCAAAAAGTCAACTTGTAGACAATCTTAAAGCAGAAGCGAAGAGCAATGCTATGTCGCACATACAAGACACTATAGAAGAGGCTAAACTAACGGCACAACAAGAAGCCAAAAAAATAATAATAAACACGATACAACGTGTAGGTACTGAAGAAGCTGTTGAGAACTGTGTATCAGTATTTAATATAGAATCAGACGACGTTAAAGGACGAATTATTGGACGTGAAGGTCGTAACATACGCGCACTAGAAGCTGCTACAGGTGTAGAAATTATTGTAGATGATACTCCAGAGGCTATTATACTTTCGTGTTTTGATCCTGTGCGTAGAGAAATAGCACGCCTTGCTTTACACAAACTGGTAACAGATGGTAGAATTCACCCAGCACGTATTGAAGAGGTAGTTGCAAAAACAGCTAAGCAAATTGAAGACGAAATCATAGAAGTAGGTAAACGTACCGTTATAGATTTAGGGATACACGGACTACACCCTGAACTTATAAAAATAGTAGGAAGAATGAAATACCGTTCTTCTTACGGACAAAACTTGCTACAGCACTCACGCGAAGTAGCTAAGCTTTGTGGTATTATGGCTGCTGAATTAGGGCTTAATGTAAAAATTGCTAAAAGAGCTGGATTACTACACGATATTGGAAAAGTACCCGATGCAGAGAGCGACTTACCACACGCATTACTAGGTATGCAGTGGGCAGAAAAATATGGTGAAAAAGAAGAGGTATGTAATGCCATTGGTGCTCACCACGATGAAATAGAAATGAAATTCTTACTATCTCCTGTTATACAAGTGTGTGATGCTATATCGGGTGCTAGACCAGGTGCAAGAAGACAAGTGCTAGACTCATATATACAAAGACTTAAAGATCTTGAAGAAATTGCCTATGGCTTTGGTGGAGTTAAGAGTGCCTATGCTATACAAGCTGGTAGAGAGCTGCGTGTAATAGTAGAAAGCGAAAAGGTTAGCGATGAAATGGCTGCTACTTTATCTTTCGAAATATCGCATAAGATACAAACAGAAATGACATATCCTGGTCAGGTAAAAATTACTGTAATCAGGGAAACAAGAGCTGTAAACATTGCTAAATAA
- a CDS encoding porin family protein, whose amino-acid sequence MKKLLLVAFVFMCSYTTVKAQAFGIKAGLNFANFNGNDADDFNVLTSFHVGMVAEMHLMDALSVQPEFLYSVQGAKTKDETYKLNYVTLPVMLKLYFTDSFNIHAGPQIGLLIGESDSFTTFESSTYDLGFAGGVEFFFADNFAAQARYNAGSTKVSDKYELKNSVLQLSLCYMF is encoded by the coding sequence ATGAAAAAACTATTACTTGTCGCTTTTGTATTTATGTGTAGCTATACTACTGTAAAAGCTCAAGCATTTGGAATAAAAGCTGGTTTAAATTTTGCTAATTTTAATGGTAATGATGCTGATGATTTTAATGTTTTAACTAGTTTTCATGTAGGAATGGTTGCAGAGATGCACTTGATGGATGCTTTATCTGTTCAGCCTGAGTTTTTATACTCTGTACAAGGGGCAAAAACAAAAGATGAAACTTATAAGCTGAATTATGTAACTTTACCTGTAATGCTTAAACTATATTTTACAGATTCGTTTAATATACATGCAGGACCACAAATAGGATTGCTTATTGGTGAGTCGGATAGTTTTACTACTTTTGAAAGTAGTACTTACGATTTAGGCTTTGCAGGTGGTGTAGAGTTTTTCTTTGCCGATAATTTTGCCGCACAAGCAAGGTATAATGCTGGTTCAACTAAAGTTTCAGACAAGTATGAGCTTAAAAACTCAGTATTACAATTGTCATTATGTTATATGTTTTAG
- a CDS encoding cell division protein ZapA, with amino-acid sequence MDEKLKIKISIADRVYPLTVDPSQEEGLRSASKKIDAMIKQFEENYAVRDKQDVLAMCALQFAAQTEQKQIDTAESLEKAVAKLKEMDKKLSEVLSK; translated from the coding sequence ATGGATGAAAAGCTTAAGATAAAGATATCAATAGCCGACAGAGTTTACCCACTAACGGTAGACCCGTCGCAAGAAGAAGGGCTAAGAAGTGCCTCTAAAAAAATTGATGCTATGATTAAGCAATTCGAAGAAAACTATGCCGTGAGAGACAAACAGGATGTTTTAGCAATGTGCGCGCTACAGTTTGCAGCACAAACAGAACAAAAGCAGATAGATACTGCTGAATCGCTAGAAAAAGCGGTTGCTAAGTTGAAAGAAATGGATAAAAAATTGAGCGAAGTACTCTCTAAATAA
- a CDS encoding site-specific tyrosine recombinase yields the protein MKNWSIYIKDYKSYLKIERGLSDNSITNYLFDINRLVKYMDDNSIDVSPVYINEETIQQFIYHVATELNPRSRARLISGLKSFFSYIVFENYRKDNPLELIEVPKIGRKLPDTLSTAEIDALISAINLASNEGERNRAMLETLYSCGLRVSELIGLKISDLFFEEGFIKVTGKGNKQRFVPIDDLTQKYITIYKDGVRTFQNIQKGHEDTLFLNRRGKGLTRAMIFTIIKDLAKRIELNKIISPHTFRHSFATHLLENGADLRSIQLMLGHESITTTEIYMHLDRKFLRNIINTYHPRR from the coding sequence ATGAAAAACTGGTCGATATATATAAAAGACTATAAATCCTATCTTAAAATAGAACGTGGATTATCAGATAATTCGATAACAAACTATTTATTTGATATCAATAGGTTGGTTAAGTATATGGATGATAATAGTATAGATGTTTCTCCTGTATATATAAATGAAGAGACAATACAACAATTTATATACCATGTAGCGACAGAGTTGAATCCGCGTTCTCGTGCAAGACTTATATCTGGGCTTAAAAGTTTCTTTAGTTATATCGTTTTTGAAAATTATAGAAAAGACAACCCTTTAGAACTTATAGAAGTTCCTAAAATAGGGCGTAAACTACCTGATACACTTTCTACTGCCGAAATAGATGCACTTATAAGTGCTATAAATTTGGCTAGTAATGAAGGAGAACGTAATAGAGCTATGTTAGAAACGTTATATAGTTGCGGACTCCGAGTATCTGAATTGATAGGGCTTAAAATTTCAGATTTGTTTTTTGAGGAAGGCTTTATTAAGGTTACAGGAAAAGGAAATAAACAAAGATTTGTACCTATAGATGATCTTACTCAAAAATATATTACCATATATAAAGATGGTGTAAGAACTTTTCAGAATATACAAAAAGGACATGAAGATACTTTGTTTTTAAACCGACGCGGTAAAGGACTAACAAGGGCTATGATATTTACTATTATAAAAGATTTGGCTAAAAGAATTGAATTAAATAAAATAATAAGTCCACATACATTTAGACATTCTTTTGCAACACATTTATTAGAAAACGGAGCCGACTTACGTTCTATTCAACTTATGTTAGGGCATGAATCGATTACAACAACAGAGATATATATGCATTTAGATCGAAAATTTCTTAGAAATATTATAAATACATACCACCCACGACGATAA
- a CDS encoding response regulator yields MKMVKSLYVIDDDKIYHFLFKNLLKQNGIDVTTKFFGDGAEAIEYIQSNNNEQLPDLILLDVNMPIMDGWQFLEEYSKLTTSLSKTSIVYMISSSNSEVDMNKAKEFNDIVKDYYLKPICKEDLDKIFMSEEV; encoded by the coding sequence ATGAAGATGGTTAAAAGCCTTTATGTAATTGACGATGACAAAATTTATCATTTTTTATTTAAGAATCTTCTTAAACAAAATGGTATAGATGTAACAACTAAGTTTTTTGGTGATGGAGCCGAGGCGATAGAATATATACAGTCTAATAATAATGAGCAATTACCAGATCTTATATTGCTCGATGTAAATATGCCAATAATGGATGGGTGGCAATTTCTAGAAGAATATTCAAAATTGACAACATCATTATCTAAAACATCAATAGTATATATGATAAGTTCATCAAACAGTGAAGTTGATATGAACAAAGCTAAAGAGTTTAATGATATAGTTAAAGATTATTATTTAAAACCGATTTGCAAAGAAGACCTCGATAAGATATTTATGAGCGAAGAAGTATAA
- a CDS encoding M23 family metallopeptidase: protein MRLRIFFLLFTALSFAQQQYPDGYFKSPLNLPVYPSGTFGEVRSNHFHTGLDYRTDQKTGLPVHSAADGYVSRIKVSSYGYGTALYIDHPNGYTTVYGHLEGYAPKIARVVRAEQYKKQNFDVEMFFKPNEIPVTQGEVVAFSGNSGSSGGPHLHFEYRDTKTEAIINPLHFGLKKLMKDTKAPAIKGLMVYPLSDATVIDGVAKPFLVKLRLQKDGTYKADKILAKGKIGFSINTSDRSTGSTPNNGVYKVKTFYNDSPAFSYTFDTFAFSESRYSNNFIDYGYYYNTRQRFQKLFVTTPYPLSVISGNTTNGQLEILPNGTQNYKIEVSDFHGNKTIVNGSVEYSNITATAVEPKNTTPYFLKAASNNNYTKDGVSVYIPAHSFYEDFYMNFTVKDSVLYLHDPEVPVHDYITISFDVSHLKPEVLQKTFIEGFTGKRRTYNSSTLENGKLTAKVRSLGDYKLDQDTTPPKIYSCSFAEGKWLSQQQTFSLKMSDDLSGIATFDAWLNGKWILMHYDYKTRIIFHNFSDGVVDEGRNDLKVVVTDNVGNSTTFETHFFRTQNTALENNK from the coding sequence ATGAGATTACGAATATTTTTTTTACTGTTTACTGCATTGTCTTTTGCACAACAACAGTACCCTGATGGCTATTTTAAATCGCCTCTCAATTTGCCTGTATATCCATCTGGTACATTTGGAGAGGTAAGGAGTAATCATTTCCATACAGGACTAGATTATAGAACAGACCAAAAAACAGGTTTGCCTGTTCATTCGGCTGCCGATGGCTATGTTTCACGTATTAAGGTATCGTCTTACGGTTACGGTACAGCATTGTATATAGACCATCCTAATGGTTATACTACAGTATATGGACACCTTGAGGGCTATGCGCCTAAAATAGCCAGAGTAGTTAGAGCAGAGCAGTATAAAAAACAAAATTTTGATGTAGAAATGTTTTTTAAACCTAACGAAATCCCGGTAACACAAGGCGAGGTGGTTGCATTTTCGGGTAACTCGGGTAGCTCTGGCGGACCTCATTTGCATTTTGAGTATAGAGATACTAAAACCGAAGCTATTATTAACCCGCTCCATTTTGGTCTTAAAAAATTAATGAAAGATACTAAAGCTCCCGCAATAAAAGGGCTTATGGTATATCCGCTGAGTGATGCTACTGTGATAGATGGGGTTGCTAAACCTTTTTTGGTAAAACTCAGATTACAAAAGGATGGTACGTATAAAGCCGATAAAATTTTGGCTAAAGGTAAAATAGGCTTCTCAATAAATACATCTGATAGATCTACGGGTAGTACACCAAATAATGGGGTTTATAAAGTGAAAACTTTTTACAATGATAGCCCTGCATTTAGTTACACATTTGATACTTTTGCTTTTAGCGAGTCACGATATTCTAATAACTTTATCGACTATGGTTATTATTATAATACAAGGCAGCGTTTTCAAAAACTTTTTGTAACAACACCTTATCCACTTTCAGTGATTTCGGGTAATACAACTAATGGGCAACTCGAAATACTACCTAATGGAACTCAAAATTATAAAATAGAGGTTTCAGATTTTCATGGTAACAAAACCATAGTAAATGGTAGTGTTGAGTATTCTAATATTACTGCAACGGCTGTAGAACCTAAAAATACTACACCTTATTTTTTAAAAGCGGCAAGCAATAATAATTATACAAAAGATGGCGTTTCGGTATATATACCAGCACATTCTTTTTATGAAGATTTTTATATGAATTTTACTGTAAAAGATTCTGTACTGTACTTACATGATCCTGAAGTACCCGTACATGATTATATAACAATATCGTTTGACGTGAGCCACCTTAAGCCCGAAGTTTTACAAAAAACCTTTATAGAAGGTTTTACTGGTAAACGCAGGACGTATAACTCCAGTACACTAGAAAATGGTAAATTAACAGCTAAGGTAAGATCTTTAGGCGATTATAAACTTGATCAAGATACAACCCCGCCTAAAATATACAGTTGTAGCTTTGCCGAAGGGAAATGGCTTAGTCAGCAACAAACTTTTAGCCTCAAGATGAGCGACGATCTTTCTGGAATTGCTACATTTGACGCTTGGTTAAATGGTAAATGGATATTGATGCATTATGATTATAAAACCCGTATCATCTTCCATAATTTTAGTGATGGAGTTGTAGATGAAGGTCGCAACGATTTAAAAGTTGTTGTTACGGATAATGTTGGAAATTCTACTACCTTTGAAACGCATTTTTTTAGAACACAAAATACTGCCCTTGAAAACAATAAATAA